A genome region from Glutamicibacter arilaitensis Re117 includes the following:
- the xdhC gene encoding xanthine dehydrogenase accessory protein XdhC gives MLSWIEAVTVLRNERRPAVLATITAVRGHAPREAGAKMVIASQEVFGTIGGGNLEMATMERAREMIDQAASEPESISMKLSDKAPAKYGRQCCGGEITVLLEPLPVSATVAIFGVGNVGMELARILSRHDLDLYLTDSRPEFLEELSALEPSVARVHPNVAVLGEQVLSCLPAGAHVLIMTHDHAEDFHLCDAALRHPGLGSIGLIGSSAKWIRFQKNLEASGFSAEEVSAIQCPIGLPEVRGKQPAVIAVSVAAELLGRLTAKVKQPVRSA, from the coding sequence ATGCTGTCGTGGATTGAAGCGGTCACGGTACTGCGCAATGAACGACGTCCAGCGGTACTGGCCACCATTACCGCTGTACGGGGCCATGCCCCGCGTGAAGCAGGCGCGAAAATGGTCATTGCCAGCCAAGAGGTTTTTGGAACCATTGGCGGCGGCAACCTGGAAATGGCAACAATGGAACGCGCCCGGGAAATGATCGACCAGGCTGCGAGCGAACCGGAAAGTATCAGCATGAAGCTGAGCGACAAGGCGCCTGCCAAATACGGGCGGCAATGCTGCGGAGGCGAAATTACGGTGCTGCTCGAACCCCTGCCTGTTTCTGCCACGGTGGCGATTTTCGGGGTGGGAAATGTGGGCATGGAGTTGGCGCGGATTCTCAGCCGCCATGACTTGGATCTGTACCTGACCGATTCCCGTCCGGAATTTCTGGAAGAATTATCGGCTCTTGAACCAAGTGTCGCCCGGGTCCATCCGAATGTGGCGGTACTTGGCGAACAAGTGCTCAGCTGCTTGCCCGCAGGAGCCCATGTGCTGATCATGACCCATGATCATGCTGAGGATTTCCACCTCTGCGATGCCGCTCTGCGCCACCCTGGCTTGGGATCCATCGGGCTGATTGGATCTAGCGCCAAGTGGATCCGCTTCCAGAAGAATCTGGAAGCCAGTGGCTTCAGCGCCGAGGAGGTTAGCGCCATCCAGTGCCCCATTGGGCTTCCAGAAGTGCGCGGCAAGCAGCCGGCAGTGATTGCCGTGAGCGTGGCCGCCGAACTGCTGGGCCGGCTGACTGCCAAGGTGAAGCAGCCGGTGCGCAGCGCTTAG
- a CDS encoding alpha-ketoacid dehydrogenase subunit beta, with translation MTTTMTLAKAITSGLDKVLESNDKSLLMGEDIGRLGGVYRITDGLMAKYGEHRVIDSPLGEAGIVGTAVGMALRGYNPLVEIQFDGFVFPAFSQITTQLAKMHARSEGRLTAPVVIRIPYGGGIGSIEHHSESPEALFAHTAGLRIITPSNAHDAYWMIQQAATCQDPVIFFEPKRRYWLKGEVDTETPALDAFKAQVVRQGTDATIVAYGPLVPIALATADAALEDGRSIEVIDLRSLSPIDFDTITESVQKTGRLIVTHEAPTFGGLGGEIAARITERAFLSLEAPVLRVGGFHMPYPISKVESQYLPDIDKLLEALDRSFAY, from the coding sequence ATGACCACCACAATGACTCTGGCCAAGGCCATTACCAGCGGCCTGGACAAGGTGCTGGAATCCAACGACAAGTCGTTGCTGATGGGCGAAGACATCGGACGCCTCGGCGGCGTCTACCGCATCACCGACGGATTGATGGCAAAGTACGGCGAGCACCGCGTCATCGACTCCCCGCTGGGCGAAGCCGGAATCGTGGGCACCGCCGTGGGCATGGCCCTGCGCGGATACAACCCGCTGGTGGAGATCCAGTTCGACGGCTTCGTCTTCCCTGCCTTCAGCCAGATCACCACCCAGCTGGCCAAGATGCACGCCCGCTCCGAGGGACGACTGACCGCCCCGGTAGTCATCCGCATCCCCTACGGCGGCGGCATCGGCTCCATCGAGCACCACTCCGAATCCCCGGAAGCGCTATTCGCGCACACCGCGGGACTGCGCATCATCACCCCATCCAACGCGCATGACGCCTACTGGATGATCCAGCAGGCCGCGACCTGCCAGGACCCGGTGATCTTCTTCGAACCCAAGCGCCGCTACTGGCTCAAGGGCGAGGTCGACACCGAAACCCCGGCACTGGATGCCTTCAAAGCCCAGGTAGTACGCCAGGGCACCGATGCCACCATCGTGGCCTACGGCCCGCTGGTGCCGATCGCCTTGGCTACCGCCGATGCCGCGCTGGAAGATGGACGCTCCATCGAGGTCATCGACCTGCGCTCGCTCTCGCCGATCGACTTCGACACCATCACCGAATCCGTGCAGAAGACCGGCCGGCTGATTGTCACCCATGAAGCCCCGACCTTTGGCGGCCTGGGCGGCGAAATCGCCGCTCGCATCACCGAACGCGCCTTCCTCTCGCTGGAAGCTCCGGTGCTGCGCGTGGGCGGATTCCACATGCCATACCCGATTTCCAAGGTGGAGTCCCAGTACCTGCCGGATATCGACAAGTTGCTTGAAGCCCTCGACCGGTCCTTCGCGTACTGA
- the pdhA gene encoding pyruvate dehydrogenase (acetyl-transferring) E1 component subunit alpha, with the protein MTRAETQASETDLIQILTPDGQRQSHETYDAYLGDVDDDMLRCFYRDMALTRRFDQEATALQRQGQLCLWVPLRGQEAAQIGSGRATRPSDYIFPTYREHGVALTRDVSFSEMLRLFRGISGGGWDPRENNFHMYTMVLAAQMPHAAGYGMALNMEQRGWDEARRAKEGNAVVAYFGDGSSTEGETHESMVFASSFNAPVVYFCQNNQWAISVPFEVQSKVPLVKRAAGYGMPGIRVDGNDVLAVLAVTRWALEHARSGKGPVLIEAVTYRLGAHTTADDPTKYRMSEEEAQWAPKDPLIRLETYLRENNLVDDAFFEQLSADANAMAAKVREDAMAFPVPPLAKSFEQVYAEAHPLIQEELAWHLEYEAGFADAAEGEH; encoded by the coding sequence ATGACGCGTGCTGAGACCCAGGCGTCGGAGACGGATCTGATTCAGATCTTGACACCGGACGGCCAGCGTCAGTCCCACGAAACGTACGATGCGTATCTGGGCGACGTTGACGATGACATGCTCCGCTGTTTCTACCGCGACATGGCGTTGACCCGTCGATTCGACCAAGAGGCCACAGCACTGCAGCGCCAGGGCCAATTGTGCCTCTGGGTCCCACTGCGCGGACAGGAAGCGGCGCAGATCGGCTCGGGCCGCGCCACGCGTCCAAGCGACTACATCTTCCCGACGTACCGCGAACATGGCGTGGCGCTGACCCGCGATGTCTCGTTCTCCGAGATGCTGCGCCTGTTCCGCGGCATTTCCGGCGGCGGCTGGGATCCACGGGAAAACAACTTCCACATGTACACCATGGTGCTCGCCGCCCAAATGCCGCATGCAGCTGGCTACGGCATGGCGCTGAACATGGAACAGCGAGGCTGGGATGAAGCCCGCCGTGCCAAGGAAGGCAACGCCGTCGTGGCGTACTTCGGCGATGGTTCCTCCACCGAGGGCGAGACCCATGAGTCCATGGTCTTCGCCAGCTCCTTCAACGCACCGGTGGTCTACTTCTGCCAGAACAACCAGTGGGCCATCTCGGTGCCATTCGAAGTTCAGTCCAAGGTGCCGCTGGTCAAGCGCGCCGCCGGCTACGGCATGCCGGGGATCCGCGTGGACGGCAACGACGTGCTTGCAGTCCTGGCAGTCACCCGCTGGGCACTGGAACATGCCCGCAGCGGCAAGGGACCGGTGCTCATCGAGGCCGTCACCTACCGCCTGGGAGCGCACACCACCGCCGATGATCCGACCAAGTACCGCATGAGCGAAGAAGAAGCCCAGTGGGCGCCGAAGGATCCGCTGATCCGCCTCGAAACCTACCTGCGCGAAAACAACCTCGTCGACGACGCCTTCTTCGAGCAGCTCTCCGCCGACGCCAACGCAATGGCCGCCAAGGTCCGCGAAGACGCCATGGCATTCCCTGTCCCACCGCTGGCCAAGTCCTTTGAACAGGTCTACGCCGAAGCGCATCCACTGATCCAGGAAGAACTGGCCTGGCATCTGGAATACGAAGCAGGATTTGCCGACGCGGCCGAGGGAGAGCACTAA
- a CDS encoding sigma factor-like helix-turn-helix DNA-binding protein translates to MPEAAPSPGVEQWHAQRGQLTALAYSMLGQWAQAEDVVSAVGEQILSMDPATATGVRRWEGYLRALTTRRAIDALRSVQQQRTEYVGTWLPEPVDQALLPEDAVANESMLRLGVLFLLEELSAPARAAYVLHHGLGYSSSQIANVLAVKPAAVRQMLSRAARKLGRAQAPQREEAEVKGLLARIVQAIERADVPELVALLDAQVVLHSDGGGQVRAALNPVSGADRVARFLIGVQRKNPVGNVSLGQVNGAPALLMEREGRTDLLTVDMAAGAATRILLIANPQKLGHLGAAFGPLPG, encoded by the coding sequence ATGCCGGAAGCAGCTCCATCGCCCGGGGTGGAGCAGTGGCATGCCCAGCGCGGTCAACTGACCGCGCTGGCCTACAGCATGCTCGGGCAGTGGGCGCAGGCCGAAGACGTGGTCAGCGCCGTCGGCGAGCAGATCCTGTCCATGGATCCTGCCACGGCTACTGGCGTGCGCCGTTGGGAAGGATATCTGCGGGCACTGACCACACGCCGGGCCATCGATGCGCTGCGCTCGGTGCAGCAGCAGCGCACCGAATACGTCGGCACTTGGCTGCCCGAGCCGGTAGACCAGGCACTGCTGCCCGAGGACGCGGTGGCCAACGAATCGATGCTGCGATTGGGAGTGCTCTTCTTGCTCGAAGAACTCTCCGCACCGGCGCGCGCCGCCTACGTGCTGCACCACGGGCTGGGCTATTCCTCGTCGCAGATCGCTAACGTGCTGGCGGTGAAGCCGGCCGCGGTGCGCCAGATGCTCAGCCGCGCCGCGCGGAAACTGGGCCGAGCCCAAGCCCCGCAACGTGAGGAAGCCGAGGTCAAAGGCCTGCTGGCCCGCATCGTGCAGGCCATTGAACGCGCAGATGTCCCCGAGCTGGTCGCCTTGCTCGATGCACAGGTCGTCCTTCACTCCGATGGCGGCGGGCAGGTGCGCGCCGCCCTGAATCCGGTTTCCGGTGCCGACCGCGTGGCCCGGTTCCTGATTGGCGTGCAGCGCAAGAACCCGGTAGGCAACGTCAGTTTGGGACAGGTCAACGGCGCCCCGGCGCTGCTGATGGAACGCGAAGGACGCACGGACCTGCTCACCGTGGACATGGCGGCAGGAGCGGCCACACGCATCTTGCTGATCGCCAACCCCCAGAAACTGGGGCATCTGGGCGCAGCATTCGGACCACTGCCCGGATAG
- a CDS encoding histidinol-phosphate transaminase, with amino-acid sequence MTENPVTQDQVQPRSVVARLPKYAAGKPPASVQGMTAYKLSSNEIPFGPLDAVHQAVVEQNSLNRYPDPLSTKLRDALADYLDVPAQDIVTGAGSLGALVQILNTFAGQNEDGVQDEVIYAWRSFEAYPILVQTAGALPVEIPLLEDGRHDLESMIAAVNENTSVILLCTPNNPTGPVLTQAEVDDFLARVPKNVLVVLDEAYIEFVRDEKSVDGIHTYNENENVVLLRTFSKAHGMANLRVGYSVAHPQITENIRVVATPFAVSSVAEDAAVASLANIDQVLERVEGLVSERERVVAALSEQGWKIPSTQANFVWLPLGANTEQFVERANAVALSVRGFADEGVRVSIGEVEANDRFIELCKESLDLA; translated from the coding sequence ATGACTGAGAACCCGGTGACCCAAGATCAGGTGCAGCCACGCTCTGTAGTTGCACGTTTGCCAAAATACGCAGCGGGCAAGCCGCCAGCGTCTGTTCAGGGCATGACAGCCTACAAGCTGTCGTCGAATGAAATTCCCTTTGGACCATTGGATGCGGTGCATCAGGCCGTGGTCGAGCAGAACAGCTTGAACCGCTACCCGGATCCGCTGTCCACCAAGTTGCGCGATGCGCTCGCCGATTACCTGGACGTTCCGGCACAGGACATTGTGACCGGTGCAGGTTCGCTCGGTGCCCTGGTGCAGATCCTCAATACCTTCGCGGGGCAGAACGAAGATGGCGTTCAGGACGAAGTGATCTATGCGTGGCGTTCCTTTGAGGCCTACCCGATTCTGGTGCAGACTGCCGGAGCTCTTCCGGTGGAAATCCCGTTGCTTGAGGATGGACGCCATGATCTGGAATCCATGATTGCCGCGGTCAACGAGAACACGTCGGTGATTTTGCTGTGCACCCCGAATAACCCAACCGGCCCAGTGCTGACGCAGGCCGAAGTTGATGACTTCCTGGCTCGGGTTCCCAAGAATGTACTGGTAGTCCTCGATGAGGCGTATATCGAGTTCGTTCGCGACGAGAAGTCGGTGGACGGCATCCACACCTACAACGAGAACGAAAACGTCGTTCTGCTGCGTACCTTCTCCAAGGCCCACGGCATGGCGAACCTGCGCGTGGGCTATTCGGTGGCTCACCCGCAGATCACTGAAAATATCCGTGTCGTAGCCACGCCGTTTGCCGTCTCAAGCGTGGCTGAAGACGCTGCGGTCGCTTCGCTGGCCAACATCGACCAGGTGCTTGAGCGCGTTGAAGGGTTGGTATCCGAACGCGAACGCGTGGTGGCTGCCTTGAGCGAGCAGGGGTGGAAGATTCCATCCACGCAGGCGAACTTCGTGTGGCTGCCACTGGGTGCGAACACCGAACAGTTTGTCGAACGGGCAAACGCGGTGGCCCTGTCGGTGCGCGGCTTCGCTGATGAAGGGGTGCGTGTCTCCATCGGCGAAGTCGAGGCAAACGATCGTTTTATTGAACTGTGCAAGGAATCACTAGACCTGGCATAG
- the purB gene encoding adenylosuccinate lyase, whose translation MAEIARTSLANEPLALTALDGRYRSAVAPLVDYLSEAALNRDRVHVEVEWLIHLTDNSVLPGTSPLTAEQKTALRKIVTDFDADSVKELAEIEAVTVHDVKAVEYYIANRLEAIGIGNLKPLVHFGCTSEDINNLSYALGVQGGVQQVWLPAARDLVAQLTKMAEDSREVPMLSRTHGQPATPTTLGKELAVLAWRLTRQLDRIEKTEYLGKINGATGTYAAHYASVPNADWQQISQGFVEHLGLTWNPLTTQIESHDWQAEVYADIARFNSILHNLCTDVWSYISIGYFAQIPVAGATGSSTMPHKVNPIRFENAEANLEISNGLLNTLGSTLVTSRWQRDLTDSSSQRNIGTAIGHSVLAISNVAKGLDRLSVAEAVLAEDLDHNWEVLAEAIQMVMRAEAIAGVEGMDNPYERLKDLTRGHRVDAARLKEFVGELGLSAEAETRLQSLTPGTYNGIASQLVDHLKK comes from the coding sequence ATGGCTGAGATTGCGCGCACTTCCCTTGCTAATGAACCACTGGCTTTGACTGCCCTTGACGGACGCTACCGCAGCGCCGTGGCACCGCTGGTTGACTACCTTTCCGAAGCGGCTTTGAACCGCGATCGCGTTCACGTTGAAGTTGAATGGCTGATCCACTTGACCGACAACTCCGTACTTCCAGGCACTTCCCCGCTGACTGCGGAACAGAAGACCGCCCTGCGCAAGATCGTTACCGATTTCGATGCAGATTCCGTCAAGGAACTGGCCGAGATCGAAGCGGTCACCGTGCACGATGTGAAGGCAGTGGAGTACTACATCGCCAACCGCTTGGAAGCGATCGGCATTGGAAACCTCAAGCCGCTGGTGCACTTCGGCTGCACCTCCGAAGACATCAACAACCTCTCCTACGCTCTGGGCGTCCAGGGTGGCGTACAGCAGGTATGGCTGCCAGCCGCCCGCGATCTGGTGGCCCAGCTGACCAAGATGGCCGAGGATTCCCGTGAAGTGCCGATGCTCTCGCGCACCCACGGCCAGCCAGCTACCCCAACCACCTTGGGCAAGGAACTGGCAGTACTGGCCTGGCGCCTGACCCGCCAGCTGGACCGCATCGAGAAGACCGAGTACCTGGGCAAGATCAACGGTGCAACCGGCACCTACGCAGCCCATTACGCTTCGGTTCCAAACGCCGACTGGCAGCAGATCTCGCAGGGCTTCGTCGAGCACCTGGGCCTGACCTGGAACCCGCTGACCACCCAGATCGAATCCCACGACTGGCAGGCAGAGGTCTACGCAGACATCGCACGCTTCAACAGCATCCTGCACAATCTGTGCACCGATGTCTGGAGCTACATCTCCATCGGCTACTTCGCTCAGATCCCAGTCGCTGGCGCCACCGGCTCCTCGACCATGCCGCACAAGGTCAACCCAATCCGCTTCGAGAACGCCGAAGCCAACTTGGAGATCTCCAACGGCCTGCTCAACACCTTGGGTTCCACCCTGGTGACCAGCCGCTGGCAGCGCGATTTGACCGACTCCTCCTCGCAGCGCAACATCGGTACCGCTATCGGCCACTCGGTCCTGGCGATCTCCAACGTCGCCAAGGGCCTGGATCGTTTGTCCGTCGCCGAAGCTGTGCTGGCTGAGGATCTGGACCATAACTGGGAAGTTCTCGCCGAGGCCATCCAGATGGTCATGCGCGCCGAGGCTATCGCCGGCGTTGAAGGCATGGACAACCCATACGAGCGCTTGAAGGACCTGACCCGCGGACACCGCGTGGATGCAGCCCGCTTGAAGGAATTCGTCGGCGAGCTGGGCCTGTCTGCTGAAGCAGAAACCCGCCTGCAGTCCCTGACCCCGGGCACCTACAACGGCATCGCTTCGCAGCTGGTCGACCACCTGAAGAAATAA
- a CDS encoding phage holin family protein yields the protein MSFLIRVIVNALALAAAVWIVPGLKIVATNEGLTSTVIAYLVVAAIFGLVNALVRPVVKLFSLPITCLTLGLFTIVINAVMLLLTSWLTTFTPFELIIEKFWWDAIAGTIIISIVSAVLGLFVKSGNE from the coding sequence ATGAGCTTCCTGATTCGAGTCATCGTCAATGCACTTGCCCTCGCGGCGGCCGTTTGGATTGTGCCCGGCCTCAAAATCGTCGCGACAAATGAAGGGCTCACGAGCACGGTGATCGCCTATCTGGTGGTTGCTGCAATCTTCGGCTTGGTCAACGCCCTGGTACGTCCGGTCGTCAAGCTGTTCTCCTTGCCAATCACATGCCTGACCTTGGGCCTGTTCACCATCGTGATCAATGCCGTGATGCTACTGCTGACTTCATGGCTGACTACCTTCACCCCATTCGAACTGATCATCGAGAAATTCTGGTGGGACGCCATCGCTGGCACGATCATCATTTCCATCGTCTCGGCGGTCCTGGGATTGTTCGTCAAGAGCGGGAACGAGTAA
- a CDS encoding carboxymuconolactone decarboxylase family protein, producing MRMNLSKTHKKGYAAVLGLEGYASGSLPKELYELVKLRASILNGCSFCTDMHSHDALEMGMPAAKLFAVAAYNDSPLFSAAERAALRLTDAVTRLDPLQGVSDEVFNAAAEEFSEEEVGNLILAIATINVWNRIAITTQLEPPVRG from the coding sequence ATGCGCATGAATTTGAGCAAGACCCATAAGAAGGGCTACGCCGCAGTGCTGGGATTGGAAGGCTACGCCAGCGGATCGTTGCCCAAGGAACTCTACGAACTGGTCAAGCTGCGTGCCTCGATCCTGAACGGATGCTCCTTCTGCACCGACATGCATTCGCACGACGCATTGGAAATGGGCATGCCGGCAGCGAAGCTCTTCGCGGTGGCTGCCTATAACGATTCCCCGCTGTTCAGCGCTGCCGAACGCGCTGCCCTGCGATTGACCGACGCAGTAACCCGGCTGGATCCGCTGCAAGGCGTCAGTGATGAGGTCTTCAATGCCGCCGCAGAAGAATTCAGCGAAGAAGAAGTGGGCAACCTGATCTTGGCCATCGCCACCATCAATGTCTGGAACCGCATCGCCATCACCACGCAGCTCGAGCCACCTGTGCGCGGCTAA
- a CDS encoding dihydrolipoamide acetyltransferase family protein produces the protein MTVFNLPDVGEGLTEADIASWKVKVGDTVEVNQVYVEIETAKSLVELPCPFAGVVTELHAAEGDTVLVDNPLITIDEEGNAAPPTGVPEVAEALSTAAPQASEEPGPLVGSGPTADSSVRRVRTSRPAPSATGQRSAAVRASGSALAENITRRAQSLGNAVTREVDRRKPAVANFVDRVLAKPPVRRLAKDLSIDINDVVGTGSQGEITREDINSYQAQREAEHAAAPTYWAHGQLADARIERTPVRGVRKATAKAMVESAFTAPHVSIFVDVDASRTMEYVQRLKKSRDFEGIKVSPLLVLARAVIWAAARNPSVNASWVETENGAEIHQKRFMNLGIAAATPRGLLVPNIKDAQNLSMKELAIALNELATTARAGKTRPEDMRDGSLSITNIGALGIDTGTPIINPGEVAIVAFGTIRQKPWVVDGDVVPRWITTLGGSFDHRVVDGDLSARFMADVASILQEPALLLD, from the coding sequence ATGACAGTCTTTAATCTCCCCGATGTGGGTGAAGGCCTGACCGAAGCGGATATCGCCTCATGGAAGGTCAAGGTCGGCGACACCGTCGAGGTCAACCAGGTGTACGTGGAAATCGAAACCGCGAAGTCCCTGGTCGAGCTTCCCTGCCCTTTCGCCGGCGTCGTCACCGAACTGCACGCCGCCGAAGGCGACACCGTGCTGGTGGACAACCCGCTGATCACCATCGACGAAGAGGGCAACGCCGCCCCTCCAACCGGTGTGCCCGAAGTAGCCGAAGCCTTGAGCACGGCCGCGCCGCAGGCCTCGGAAGAACCTGGCCCGCTGGTCGGTTCGGGTCCGACCGCCGACTCCTCGGTACGCCGGGTACGCACCAGCCGTCCGGCCCCGTCGGCCACCGGACAGCGCTCGGCAGCAGTACGCGCCTCGGGTTCGGCCCTGGCGGAGAACATCACCCGCCGTGCGCAGTCGCTGGGCAACGCGGTCACCCGCGAGGTGGACCGCCGCAAGCCGGCGGTCGCGAACTTTGTTGACCGCGTGCTGGCCAAGCCGCCGGTACGCCGCCTGGCCAAGGACCTGAGCATCGATATCAATGATGTCGTCGGTACCGGCAGCCAGGGCGAAATCACCCGTGAGGATATCAACAGCTACCAGGCCCAGCGCGAAGCCGAGCACGCCGCGGCGCCAACCTACTGGGCCCATGGCCAGCTGGCCGATGCCCGCATCGAGCGCACACCGGTGCGCGGGGTGCGCAAGGCCACCGCGAAAGCCATGGTGGAGTCGGCATTCACCGCACCGCATGTCTCGATCTTCGTGGACGTGGATGCCAGCCGCACGATGGAATACGTGCAGCGCTTGAAGAAGTCCCGCGATTTCGAGGGCATCAAGGTCTCGCCATTGCTGGTGCTGGCACGCGCGGTCATCTGGGCTGCCGCGCGCAACCCATCGGTCAACGCCAGCTGGGTGGAGACCGAGAATGGCGCGGAGATCCACCAGAAGCGCTTCATGAACCTGGGCATTGCCGCAGCCACCCCGCGCGGCCTGCTGGTGCCGAATATCAAGGATGCCCAGAACCTGAGCATGAAGGAACTGGCCATTGCCCTGAACGAGCTGGCGACCACCGCTCGTGCCGGCAAGACCCGTCCTGAGGACATGCGCGATGGTTCGCTGAGCATCACCAACATCGGTGCGCTGGGCATCGATACCGGCACCCCGATCATCAACCCGGGCGAGGTCGCGATCGTTGCCTTCGGCACCATCCGCCAGAAGCCATGGGTTGTGGATGGGGACGTGGTCCCGCGCTGGATCACCACCCTGGGCGGCTCCTTCGACCACCGCGTGGTGGACGGGGACCTCTCGGCCCGCTTCATGGCCGATGTCGCCTCGATCCTGCAGGAACCAGCCCTGTTGCTGGACTAA